In one Buchnera aphidicola (Uroleucon sonchi) genomic region, the following are encoded:
- the rlmN gene encoding 23S rRNA (adenine(2503)-C(2))-methyltransferase RlmN produces MYKNINIPQISTSKINLLDLNRKNLNTFLISLGAKKFATKQIMNWIYNHYSNNFDNMFNISMQIRNKLYKKSVIFASKFIEERISNDGTIKWITDINHQKIETVYIPEKKRATLCVSSQIGCALKCHFCATGQKKFQRNLKVSEIIAQIWQANKTLKKKNINNRITNIVFMGMGEPLLNLNNVVTALQIILDEYGFGLSKRRITLSTSGIVPALDKLRKMVDICLAISLHAPNDDIRNLIMPINKKYNINCVLNSAKKYIQYSYANRNGITIEYVMLKNINDSNNNAKQLAHLLKNIPSKINLIPWNSFLGSSFICSNINRINMFANILRDKGFTVMIRKNRGKDINAACGQLTGSKIINIINT; encoded by the coding sequence ATGTATAAGAATATTAATATACCCCAAATATCTACATCTAAGATCAATTTATTAGATTTAAATCGAAAAAATTTGAACACTTTTCTTATTTCTTTAGGAGCTAAAAAATTTGCTACAAAACAAATTATGAATTGGATTTATAATCATTATTCTAATAACTTTGATAACATGTTCAATATTAGCATGCAAATTAGAAACAAATTATATAAAAAATCTGTAATATTTGCATCTAAATTTATCGAAGAAAGAATTTCGAATGATGGTACAATTAAATGGATTACTGATATTAATCATCAAAAAATAGAAACAGTTTATATACCTGAAAAAAAACGTGCCACTTTATGTGTATCTTCACAAATTGGGTGTGCTTTAAAATGTCATTTTTGTGCAACTGGACAAAAAAAATTTCAAAGAAATTTAAAAGTTTCTGAAATAATTGCTCAAATTTGGCAAGCAAATAAAACTTTAAAGAAAAAAAACATTAACAATCGAATTACTAATATAGTTTTTATGGGTATGGGGGAACCGTTATTAAATTTAAATAATGTTGTTACTGCTTTGCAAATTATTTTAGATGAATATGGTTTCGGCTTATCAAAACGTCGTATTACTCTATCTACATCAGGTATTGTGCCAGCATTAGATAAATTAAGAAAAATGGTTGATATTTGTTTAGCTATTTCTTTACATGCTCCAAATGATGATATAAGAAATTTAATTATGCCAATTAACAAAAAATACAATATTAATTGTGTTTTAAATTCAGCAAAAAAATATATACAATATTCTTATGCAAATCGAAATGGTATTACAATAGAATATGTTATGCTGAAAAACATAAATGATTCTAATAATAATGCGAAACAATTAGCTCATTTATTAAAAAATATACCAAGTAAAATTAATTTAATTCCATGGAATTCATTTTTAGGTTCATCTTTTATATGTAGCAATATAAATAGAATTAACATGTTTGCAAACATTTTAAGAGATAAAGGATTTACTGTAATGATTAGAAAAAATCGTGGGAAAGATATTAATGCAGCATGTGGTCAATTAACTGGTAGTAAAATAATCAATATTATCAACACATAA
- the bioD gene encoding dethiobiotin synthase — MIKKFFITGTDTNVGKTIVSSILLKKAATYGYRTAAYKPISSGGKKISNIILNNDTIILQKSSSIQLSKKEINPIAFFECGPPHILSYLANHHIKQRDMSLGLKKIEKKSNWIIIEGAGGWYTPLSYQNTFSDWVKKEKLTVVIIIAIKLGCINHAILTEKAIFSEHIKCGGWIANNINPKNKYNIDYIKTLLHYIKSPFLGEIPYLQDHTQIDLSSISIILPQ, encoded by the coding sequence ATGATAAAAAAATTTTTTATTACTGGAACAGACACTAATGTTGGTAAAACAATTGTAAGTAGCATTTTATTGAAAAAAGCCGCTACGTATGGATACCGAACAGCAGCATATAAACCTATTTCTTCAGGAGGGAAAAAAATATCAAATATTATTTTAAATAATGATACAATAATTCTCCAAAAAAGTAGTTCTATTCAATTAAGTAAAAAAGAAATTAATCCTATTGCATTTTTTGAATGTGGACCTCCACATATTTTAAGTTATCTTGCTAATCATCATATTAAACAAAGAGATATGTCTTTAGGTTTAAAAAAAATTGAAAAAAAAAGTAATTGGATTATAATTGAAGGTGCTGGAGGTTGGTATACCCCATTATCTTATCAAAACACTTTTTCAGATTGGGTTAAAAAAGAAAAATTAACCGTTGTAATAATCATCGCAATTAAATTAGGTTGTATCAATCATGCTATTTTAACAGAAAAAGCTATTTTTTCTGAACACATTAAATGTGGAGGTTGGATAGCTAATAATATCAATCCAAAAAATAAATATAATATCGATTATATAAAAACTTTACTACATTATATTAAATCACCTTTTTTGGGAGAAATTCCATATTTACAGGATCATACTCAAATAGATTTGAGTAGTATTTCTATTATACTTCCTCAATAA
- a CDS encoding inositol monophosphatase family protein, translating into MRPMLNIAVRAVRTGGNFIIQNYDIRKFIQEDREKKKFFIKTILYKTNKIISDMIYKSYPNHIILPNNQYNLLHQNKNNNTIWIINELDGKNNFIKHFPHFCVSIAIFIKHINEVSVIYDPIKNDLFTAIKGQGSQLNGYRTRCSNVNNLHSTTAAIYFPNKNIDQKLLCCKIYQQLILCGISLRYTGSTVLDLAYVAAGKIDCLFYFNLHKDNYITGMLQAQESGCLINTFKESNNSHNYCVYIISSPQFIKLITEKIQKNHT; encoded by the coding sequence ATGCGTCCAATGTTAAATATTGCTGTTCGTGCAGTACGAACAGGAGGCAATTTTATTATTCAAAATTATGATATACGTAAATTTATACAAGAAGATCGAGAAAAAAAGAAATTTTTTATTAAAACCATTTTATATAAAACCAATAAAATTATCAGTGATATGATATATAAATCATACCCTAATCATATTATTTTACCAAATAATCAATATAATTTATTACATCAAAATAAAAATAATAATACTATTTGGATTATCAATGAATTAGATGGAAAAAATAATTTTATTAAACATTTTCCACATTTTTGTGTTTCTATTGCTATTTTTATAAAACATATCAATGAAGTTTCTGTAATATATGATCCAATAAAAAATGATTTATTCACAGCAATTAAAGGACAAGGTTCACAATTAAATGGATATAGAACAAGATGTAGCAATGTTAACAATTTACATTCTACTACTGCTGCAATATATTTTCCTAACAAAAACATTGATCAAAAATTATTATGTTGTAAAATATACCAGCAATTAATTTTATGTGGAATTTCTTTAAGATATACAGGTTCTACTGTATTAGACTTGGCTTATGTTGCAGCTGGAAAAATAGACTGTTTATTTTATTTTAATCTACATAAAGATAATTATATAACAGGTATGTTACAAGCGCAAGAATCAGGTTGTTTAATAAATACATTTAAGGAATCAAATAATAGTCATAATTACTGTGTTTATATTATTAGTAGTCCACAATTTATTAAATTAATTACAGAAAAAATACAAAAAAATCATACTTAA
- a CDS encoding pseudouridine synthase yields MNQKIQKLLSHLGYASRRGIEQMILEKEVSINGKTAIIGQRINLKHPGQIMIKGQIIPIKYQKYHTKVILYNKPEGEICTKKDQKNRNTVFNRLPLLDAYRWISVGRLDINTKGLLLFTNNGNLANQLMHPKNKIEREYYIRVFGYVNNKIINILQNGVKIKTGYAAFKSIESINTRIVSKNKWFKVVLCEGKNREIRHMWKQVKCQVNRLIRIRYGNIILPKTLQPGHWMQLNTILLKNLFKLASFQE; encoded by the coding sequence ATGAATCAAAAAATACAAAAATTATTATCTCATTTAGGGTATGCTTCACGTCGTGGAATTGAACAAATGATTTTAGAGAAAGAGGTATCTATTAATGGTAAAACAGCGATAATTGGTCAACGTATTAATCTGAAACATCCTGGACAAATTATGATAAAAGGACAAATCATACCTATAAAATATCAGAAATATCATACTAAAGTAATTTTATATAATAAACCTGAAGGAGAAATTTGCACTAAAAAAGATCAAAAAAATCGTAATACTGTATTCAATCGATTACCTTTATTAGATGCTTATAGATGGATTAGTGTTGGTAGATTAGATATTAATACTAAAGGATTATTATTATTTACAAATAATGGCAATTTAGCTAATCAACTTATGCATCCTAAGAATAAAATAGAAAGAGAATATTATATTCGTGTTTTTGGGTACGTTAATAACAAAATAATAAATATTTTACAAAATGGTGTTAAAATTAAAACTGGTTACGCTGCATTTAAAAGTATAGAATCTATTAATACTAGAATAGTATCAAAAAATAAATGGTTTAAAGTTGTTTTATGTGAAGGAAAAAATCGTGAAATTAGACATATGTGGAAACAAGTTAAATGTCAAGTAAATCGTTTAATCAGAATACGATATGGAAATATTATTTTACCTAAAACATTACAACCAGGGCATTGGATGCAATTAAATACTATTTTATTAAAAAATTTATTTAAGTTAGCATCTTTTCAAGAATGA
- the hisS gene encoding histidine--tRNA ligase, protein MKKQIQSVRGMHDCLPHELIIWNYVETILKEILTSYCYLEIRLPLLEKTSIFKRAIGDVTDVIEKEMYSFDDRNGNSLTLRPEGTVSCVRSIIQNNLLQKKNNRFWYIGPMFRYERPQKGRYRQFHQLGAEVFGIDTADIDLEIIMLISRIWKRIGINSYMKLEINYIGSKTERFEYKKKLVIFLKKYEHLLDEDCKRRLYTNPLRILDSKNENIQKILADAPLLSEYININSKKYFNNLCKMISFYNIQYEYNSNLIRGLDYYNSTVFEWKSDALGSQNTICAGGRYDSLVEEMGGIQTPAIGFAIGIERLVLLMKLKNIFSETLEEINIYIIFIENHNKNLAVQLSEEIRNLYPTLKVFINFFQQNIKKKIKHAINSLAKMIIFIKDEEIKKNCFIVKDLEKNIEHCILKQDLMIKIQNIFR, encoded by the coding sequence GTGAAAAAACAAATACAATCGGTTAGAGGAATGCATGACTGTCTTCCACATGAATTAATTATTTGGAATTATGTAGAAACCATATTAAAAGAAATACTAACTAGTTACTGTTATTTAGAAATTAGACTACCTTTATTAGAAAAAACTTCTATTTTTAAAAGAGCTATAGGGGATGTTACTGATGTAATAGAAAAAGAAATGTATTCTTTTGATGATAGAAATGGTAACAGTTTGACTTTACGTCCAGAAGGAACAGTAAGTTGTGTTAGATCTATCATACAAAATAATTTATTACAAAAAAAAAATAATAGATTCTGGTATATAGGGCCTATGTTTCGATATGAAAGACCTCAGAAAGGAAGATATCGTCAATTTCATCAATTAGGAGCAGAAGTTTTTGGTATTGACACTGCAGATATTGATTTAGAAATCATTATGTTAATCAGTCGTATATGGAAGAGAATTGGAATTAATTCATATATGAAACTAGAAATTAATTATATTGGATCTAAAACAGAACGTTTTGAATACAAAAAAAAATTAGTGATTTTTCTTAAAAAGTATGAACATTTATTAGATGAAGATTGTAAAAGAAGATTATATACTAATCCATTACGAATTTTAGATTCTAAAAATGAAAATATACAAAAAATATTAGCTGATGCACCATTATTAAGTGAATATATTAATATTAATTCTAAAAAATATTTTAATAATTTATGTAAAATGATAAGTTTTTATAATATTCAATATGAATATAATTCTAATTTAATACGAGGATTAGATTATTATAATAGTACAGTTTTTGAATGGAAAAGTGATGCATTAGGATCGCAAAATACTATTTGTGCAGGAGGTAGATATGACTCGTTAGTAGAAGAGATGGGAGGAATACAAACTCCAGCTATTGGATTTGCAATAGGTATAGAACGGTTAGTATTATTAATGAAATTAAAAAATATTTTTTCTGAAACATTAGAAGAGATTAACATTTATATTATTTTTATTGAAAATCACAATAAAAATTTAGCTGTTCAATTATCTGAAGAAATAAGAAATTTATATCCAACATTAAAAGTGTTTATTAATTTTTTTCAACAAAATATAAAAAAAAAAATAAAACATGCTATAAATTCTTTGGCAAAAATGATAATTTTTATAAAAGATGAAGAAATTAAAAAAAATTGTTTTATAGTTAAAGATTTAGAAAAAAATATAGAACATTGTATTTTAAAACAAGATCTTATGATCAAGATTCAAAATATTTTTAGATAA
- the bioB gene encoding biotin synthase BioB yields MKKIWTLKETRMLFKKPFFDLMFQAQQEHRKHFNPNMIQVSTLLSIKTGSCPEDCKYCPQSSRYKTGLKSEPLLKIEKIINAAKQAKSSGSSRFCMGAAWKNPKDKDMPYLEQIIKKIKKLGMETCMTLGSLTNEQAKKLFNAGLDYYNHNLDTSKDFYQNIITTRTYQERLNTLNVVRNSGIKICSGGIIGLGEKIEDRMQLLMQLSNLSIPPESVPINMLVKIPGTPMENNDNIDPFDFIRIIAVARIMMPKSYIRLSAGRKNMNHQTQAMCFMAGANSIFYGCKLLTADNPKEKHDLKLLKKLNLYPEYKKENTSQDFQNKSFIKFSKINKNQYYNADTA; encoded by the coding sequence ATGAAAAAAATATGGACTCTCAAAGAAACGAGGATGCTTTTTAAAAAACCTTTTTTTGATTTAATGTTTCAAGCACAACAAGAACATCGAAAGCACTTTAATCCCAATATGATACAAGTTAGTACTTTATTGTCAATTAAAACAGGATCATGTCCAGAAGATTGCAAGTATTGCCCACAAAGTTCTAGATATAAAACAGGCTTAAAATCAGAACCTTTATTAAAAATAGAAAAAATTATTAATGCTGCTAAACAAGCAAAATCTTCTGGTTCAAGTAGATTTTGCATGGGAGCAGCATGGAAAAACCCTAAAGATAAAGATATGCCTTATTTAGAACAAATCATTAAAAAAATAAAAAAATTAGGAATGGAAACGTGTATGACTTTAGGTTCTTTGACTAATGAACAGGCAAAAAAATTATTTAATGCAGGTTTAGATTACTATAATCATAATTTAGATACATCTAAAGATTTTTACCAAAATATTATTACTACTCGTACGTATCAAGAAAGACTCAATACATTAAATGTCGTTCGTAATTCTGGTATAAAAATATGTTCTGGCGGAATTATTGGTTTAGGAGAAAAAATAGAAGATCGCATGCAATTATTAATGCAATTATCTAATTTATCTATTCCTCCAGAAAGTGTACCAATTAATATGTTGGTAAAAATACCAGGCACTCCAATGGAAAATAATGATAATATAGATCCATTTGACTTTATTCGTATTATTGCTGTAGCACGTATCATGATGCCGAAATCTTATATTAGATTATCTGCTGGACGTAAAAATATGAATCATCAAACTCAGGCTATGTGTTTTATGGCTGGAGCAAATTCTATTTTTTATGGATGTAAATTATTAACAGCAGATAATCCAAAAGAAAAACATGATTTAAAATTATTAAAAAAACTAAATTTATATCCAGAATATAAAAAAGAAAATACATCGCAAGATTTTCAAAATAAATCTTTTATAAAATTTTCAAAAATTAATAAAAATCAATACTATAATGCTGATACAGCATAA
- the glyA gene encoding serine hydroxymethyltransferase translates to MNNKIDFSKYDPEIWDAIKKEKIRQENHIELIASENYASEYVMYAQGSQLTNKYAEGYPGKRYYGGCQYVDRIEEIAINRAKKLFHADYANVQPHSGSQANFAVYTALLKPGDTILGMKLSHGGHLTHGASVNFSGKMYNVISYGVDNHGIINYEELLYLTKKYKPKMIIGGFSAYSGICDWKKMREIANVVNAYFIVDIAHIAGLIAAKIYPSPINYAHVVTSTTHKTLAGPRGGLILAKNGNENLYKKLNLSVFPGAQGGPLMHVIAAKAIAFKEALEPKFKIYQQQIIKNSQIMVKNFLERGYAVISKKTDNHLFLIDLTNKNITGKEADIALSKANITINKNTIPNDAKSPFITSGIRIGTAAITRRGFQEKESYIISNWIADILNNISDNKNICAIKKQVLDMCLKYPVYILN, encoded by the coding sequence TTGAATAACAAAATAGATTTTTCAAAATATGATCCAGAAATATGGGATGCAATAAAAAAAGAAAAAATACGACAAGAGAATCATATAGAACTTATTGCATCAGAAAATTATGCTAGTGAATATGTTATGTATGCACAAGGTTCGCAATTAACTAATAAATATGCAGAAGGATATCCTGGGAAACGTTATTATGGAGGGTGTCAATATGTAGATCGAATAGAAGAAATAGCAATTAATCGAGCCAAAAAATTGTTTCATGCTGACTATGCCAATGTTCAACCTCATTCTGGATCTCAAGCAAATTTTGCTGTTTATACAGCACTATTAAAACCAGGCGATACAATATTAGGAATGAAATTATCACATGGAGGTCATTTAACGCATGGCGCTTCTGTAAATTTTTCAGGAAAAATGTATAATGTCATTTCATATGGCGTAGATAATCATGGAATAATTAATTATGAAGAATTATTATATTTAACGAAAAAATATAAACCTAAAATGATTATAGGTGGTTTTTCAGCATATTCTGGAATATGTGATTGGAAAAAAATGCGTGAAATTGCAAATGTAGTTAATGCGTATTTTATTGTTGATATAGCTCATATAGCTGGTTTGATAGCAGCTAAAATATATCCTAGTCCAATTAATTATGCACATGTAGTGACAAGTACAACACATAAAACATTAGCAGGACCACGTGGGGGATTAATACTTGCTAAAAATGGCAATGAAAATTTATATAAAAAATTAAATTTGTCAGTTTTTCCTGGAGCACAAGGAGGGCCTTTAATGCATGTAATTGCTGCGAAAGCTATTGCTTTTAAAGAAGCTTTAGAACCAAAATTTAAAATATATCAACAACAAATAATAAAAAATTCTCAAATTATGGTAAAAAATTTTTTAGAAAGAGGATATGCCGTAATCTCAAAAAAAACTGATAATCATCTTTTTTTAATTGATTTAACTAATAAGAATATTACTGGGAAAGAGGCAGATATTGCATTAAGTAAAGCTAATATTACAATTAATAAAAATACTATACCAAATGATGCGAAAAGTCCTTTTATTACCTCAGGTATACGCATTGGTACCGCTGCTATTACTAGAAGAGGTTTTCAAGAAAAAGAATCATATATCATATCAAATTGGATCGCTGATATTTTAAATAATATTAGTGATAATAAAAATATTTGTGCCATAAAAAAACAAGTATTAGATATGTGTTTAAAATACCCTGTTTATATTTTAAACTAA
- the sohB gene encoding protease SohB, with amino-acid sequence MNLLINYELFLAKIITWIIISFSLLILLNIIKKNKMKNKNIFKITLLNKQYRKNQNDILLSKMTKFEQKIWLKNQKNKNQEQYKNKTLYILDFKGDINANQVSGLREEISAILSVANKDDAVLLRLESSGGVIHGYGLAAAQLQRLRQKKIYLIISIDKIAASGGYMMACVANYIISAPFAIVGSIGVVGQIPNFNKWLKKRDIDIELHTAGDYKRTLTMFGNNTESTRNKFCEELNTTHMLFKNFIKDMRPSLNINDVSNGEHWFGSMALQKKLVDQISTSDDILISKMKEYNLLSIKYIYRKTMLEYFSALVLDKIKKIFF; translated from the coding sequence GTGAATTTACTTATCAATTACGAATTATTTTTAGCAAAAATCATAACATGGATTATCATTAGTTTTTCTTTATTAATATTATTAAATATAATAAAAAAAAATAAAATGAAAAATAAAAATATATTTAAAATTACCTTATTGAATAAGCAATACCGTAAAAATCAAAATGATATTTTATTATCTAAAATGACAAAATTTGAACAAAAAATATGGTTAAAAAATCAAAAAAATAAAAATCAAGAACAATATAAAAATAAAACATTATATATTTTAGATTTTAAAGGAGATATAAATGCTAATCAAGTATCAGGATTGAGAGAAGAAATTTCTGCAATACTCTCAGTAGCAAATAAAGATGATGCAGTTTTATTAAGATTAGAAAGTTCTGGAGGAGTAATTCATGGATATGGATTAGCTGCTGCTCAATTACAGAGATTGCGTCAAAAAAAAATATATTTAATTATTTCTATAGATAAAATTGCAGCTAGCGGAGGATATATGATGGCATGTGTGGCAAATTATATTATTTCAGCACCATTTGCAATAGTTGGTTCTATTGGAGTAGTTGGACAAATACCAAATTTTAATAAATGGTTAAAAAAACGTGATATAGATATTGAATTACATACTGCAGGAGATTATAAACGCACTTTAACAATGTTTGGAAATAATACAGAATCAACGCGTAATAAATTTTGCGAAGAACTGAATACCACACACATGCTTTTTAAAAATTTTATTAAAGATATGCGACCTTCGTTAAATATTAATGATGTATCTAATGGAGAGCATTGGTTTGGCAGCATGGCTTTACAAAAAAAATTAGTAGATCAAATTAGCACTAGTGATGATATATTAATCTCAAAAATGAAAGAATATAATTTATTAAGTATTAAATATATCTATCGTAAAACAATGTTAGAATACTTTTCCGCATTAGTTTTAGATAAAATTAAAAAAATTTTTTTTTAA
- the ispG gene encoding flavodoxin-dependent (E)-4-hydroxy-3-methylbut-2-enyl-diphosphate synthase translates to MNIYQKINRKYSDRIYIGNVPIGNNSPISVQSMTNTKTSNTVETINQILELQKVGADIVRVSIPTFQDAESFKIIKKKIKIPLIADIHFDYRLALKAIEYGADCLRINPGNIGNQRKVSEIINYAKDKNIPIRIGVNAGSLEKDILKKYKFPTSKALVESAIRNIEYFDSLNFNQFKVSVKASNVFLAVDAYRILRRHITQPLHIGITEAGGLRNGTVKSSIGLSILLLDGIGDTIRISLAANPVEEVKVAYDILKVLGLRSRGINFIACPTCSRQEFDVIKVVNQLEKKLEDISFPLDVSIIGCIVNGIGEAKIATLGLTGGHKSSTLYEDGIRQKNKLKNEDIVEDLEKKIRKKIYELQN, encoded by the coding sequence ATGAATATATATCAAAAAATTAATAGAAAATATTCGGATCGCATTTATATTGGAAATGTTCCTATTGGTAATAATTCTCCTATTTCAGTGCAATCTATGACTAATACTAAAACATCAAATACTGTAGAAACGATTAATCAAATTTTAGAATTACAAAAAGTCGGTGCTGATATCGTGCGAGTATCTATACCAACTTTTCAAGATGCAGAATCTTTTAAAATCATTAAAAAAAAGATTAAAATTCCATTAATTGCAGATATTCATTTTGATTATAGATTAGCTTTAAAAGCCATTGAATATGGAGCTGATTGTTTAAGAATTAATCCTGGTAATATTGGCAATCAAAGAAAAGTATCAGAAATAATTAATTATGCGAAAGATAAAAATATTCCTATTCGAATTGGTGTAAATGCAGGATCGTTAGAAAAAGATATATTAAAAAAATATAAATTTCCTACTTCTAAAGCTTTAGTTGAATCTGCAATAAGAAATATTGAATATTTTGACAGTTTAAATTTTAATCAATTTAAAGTTAGCGTGAAAGCATCCAATGTATTTTTAGCTGTTGATGCATATCGTATCTTAAGAAGACATATTACACAACCCTTACATATTGGTATAACAGAAGCTGGAGGATTAAGAAATGGAACAGTCAAATCTTCTATAGGTCTGTCTATTTTGCTTTTAGATGGTATTGGAGATACAATAAGAATTTCTTTAGCAGCTAATCCTGTTGAAGAAGTTAAAGTTGCTTATGATATATTAAAAGTTTTAGGATTAAGATCAAGAGGTATTAATTTTATAGCTTGCCCTACTTGTTCTCGACAAGAATTCGATGTTATTAAAGTAGTTAATCAATTAGAAAAAAAATTAGAAGATATTTCGTTTCCTTTAGATGTATCAATTATCGGTTGCATTGTTAATGGAATTGGTGAAGCAAAAATAGCAACATTGGGATTAACTGGAGGTCATAAAAGTAGTACATTATATGAAGATGGAATCCGTCAGAAAAATAAATTAAAAAATGAAGATATTGTAGAAGATTTAGAAAAAAAAATCAGGAAAAAAATATATGAGTTACAAAATTAA